AGCTGGGAGCTCGAGACGGTGGATTCGGGTGGTGGTGGTGATGTGGGCCGGTACACCTCCCTGGCGCTGGATGACTCCGGCAACCCGCACATCTCCTATATAGACTACACCGACTACGATCTCAAGTACGCCGCCTGGAACGGCGCGAGCTGGGAGCTCCAGACGCTGGATTCGGGTGGTTTTATCGCCGGGTACACCTCCCTGGCGCTGGATGCCGGCGGCTACCCGCATATCTCGTACTTTGACTTAAGCAACCACAACCTCAAGTACGCCGCCTGGAACGGCGCGAGCTGGGAGCTCGAGACGGTGGATTACGACGGTGATGTCGGCTCGTACACCTCCCTGGCGCTGGATGACTCCGGCAACCCGCACATCTCGTACTACGACGAAACCAACGGCTATCTCAAGTACGCCGCCTGGAAC
The Candidatus Coatesbacteria bacterium DNA segment above includes these coding regions:
- a CDS encoding carboxypeptidase regulatory-like domain-containing protein, whose protein sequence is MKQLPIVLLMFALMITATADDWIVETVDSDDDVGYDTSLALDAGGNPHISYKDRTNWDLKYAAWNGASWELETVESAGYVGHYTSLALDAGGNPHISYYDATNQELKYAAWNGASWELETVDSGGGGDVGRYTSLALDDSGNPHISYIDYTDYDLKYAAWNGASWELQTLDSGGFIAGYTSLALDAGGYPHISYFDLSNHNLKYAAWNGASWELETVDYDGDVGSYTSLALDDSGNPHISYYDETNGYLKYAAWN